The following are from one region of the Puniceicoccaceae bacterium genome:
- a CDS encoding lysylphosphatidylglycerol synthase domain-containing protein, whose protein sequence is MKSAYLKTWVQMLAGLVVSGTLLFILAEGVRKSAGDFRLNDLLSVAQAIPLWALAVALGCQLMQGMLRAVRYRYLLRWEQGVPVQGSGFRLLAITFARNMFVDMLPSRLGELVYVWLVKRILGARIANGLTSLGAAFVFDLVALVLLILTVLGFASLGVASQLPPFAWVLFLVLGVACGAWSVFGLFPWAMAQTESWRRDRFRSGWIGSLHSLLEQVRECIDGIRQSGKLLHITLLSLLIRSFKYGGIVTLLLVILDRSFAPVGLDQIGGMLLGVVAGEAAASLPLPTFMSFGSYEAGGAVTLVGLGFTLQAAAISMFIVHLFSQVVDYSLGACALLIAWLAGWLQSPATQPALQTPRVRAGIALLFVVVLAVVAAGVLVYELKKARNDAPEPALSVLPESHPADSHSDAAVIQTASIAGEPISDTDSKLPQEGFAVWTSNRFGNHEVLKFDFATGALERLTETPGKEYYVSISPDGQSLLYAYAARADHSFRHLTGWSVVLYDLESGESRELAPDGFHPSWAGSSHQVVYSRGGNEIVLHDLQSDTTETLLQAGSRGVPSGFQFLTPSWDPQSETLAVTIRGSRRTKMLYFPRQDRAPVELPEGCQLLWIPGQSQLVYTADGRVGDNAFIRIQPDGRNAEVLLDLDSAFHHLYFPRFSANGTWMIYAASEGGHEHDLADYEVFVWKVGSATDGIQRLTNHPGNDSWPDLFVPQGR, encoded by the coding sequence ATGAAGAGTGCATACTTAAAGACATGGGTGCAGATGCTGGCGGGACTGGTGGTTTCAGGTACACTGCTATTCATACTCGCCGAGGGTGTGCGCAAGTCTGCAGGGGATTTCCGGTTGAATGACCTGCTTTCAGTTGCACAGGCCATTCCCCTATGGGCACTTGCCGTTGCTCTCGGCTGCCAGCTGATGCAGGGCATGCTGCGGGCCGTGCGTTATCGCTATCTGCTGCGCTGGGAGCAGGGGGTGCCAGTGCAGGGCAGCGGTTTTCGCCTGTTGGCCATCACCTTTGCGCGCAACATGTTTGTGGACATGCTGCCCTCCCGATTGGGAGAGTTGGTGTACGTGTGGCTGGTCAAACGCATTTTGGGAGCGCGCATTGCCAACGGGTTGACCTCGCTTGGCGCGGCCTTCGTTTTTGATTTGGTTGCCCTGGTATTGCTCATCCTTACCGTTTTGGGATTTGCGTCGCTTGGGGTTGCCTCCCAGCTGCCTCCGTTCGCCTGGGTGTTGTTCCTCGTGCTTGGGGTTGCATGTGGTGCATGGTCTGTGTTTGGGCTGTTTCCCTGGGCAATGGCCCAAACGGAGTCCTGGCGCAGAGATCGTTTTCGTTCGGGCTGGATCGGTTCACTGCACTCCCTGCTGGAGCAGGTCCGCGAGTGCATCGACGGAATCCGCCAGAGCGGCAAACTGCTGCACATCACGCTGCTTTCACTGCTGATTCGTTCGTTCAAATATGGTGGCATTGTGACCCTGTTGCTCGTGATTCTGGATCGCTCCTTTGCCCCGGTCGGACTCGACCAGATCGGTGGCATGCTGTTGGGAGTCGTGGCGGGTGAAGCTGCAGCGAGTCTTCCCCTGCCCACTTTCATGAGTTTTGGTTCCTATGAAGCAGGGGGTGCTGTCACACTGGTGGGCCTTGGATTTACCCTTCAGGCAGCGGCAATTTCGATGTTTATTGTGCACCTCTTCAGTCAGGTGGTAGACTACAGTCTTGGTGCCTGCGCGTTGTTGATTGCCTGGTTGGCTGGTTGGCTGCAGTCTCCAGCGACCCAACCCGCACTTCAGACACCGCGTGTTCGTGCGGGAATCGCGCTGTTGTTTGTCGTGGTGCTTGCCGTGGTCGCGGCTGGGGTGCTTGTGTACGAGTTGAAAAAAGCCCGAAACGACGCTCCAGAACCAGCACTGTCGGTTCTACCGGAGTCCCATCCTGCTGATTCTCATTCCGATGCTGCCGTGATTCAGACCGCATCCATCGCGGGAGAACCCATCTCCGATACCGATAGTAAATTGCCCCAAGAGGGGTTTGCCGTGTGGACGAGCAACCGCTTTGGCAACCACGAGGTTCTGAAATTCGATTTTGCGACGGGCGCATTGGAACGGCTCACTGAAACGCCGGGCAAGGAGTATTACGTCAGCATTTCGCCTGATGGGCAGTCCCTGCTGTATGCCTATGCCGCTCGTGCGGATCACTCCTTCCGTCATCTCACCGGATGGTCGGTCGTGCTTTATGATCTGGAGAGCGGTGAATCGCGCGAGCTTGCGCCCGACGGGTTTCATCCATCCTGGGCAGGCAGTTCTCACCAAGTTGTGTACTCCAGGGGAGGAAACGAGATCGTGCTGCACGATCTGCAAAGCGATACCACCGAGACGTTGCTTCAGGCCGGGTCGAGAGGAGTCCCATCCGGATTCCAGTTCCTAACACCTTCCTGGGATCCACAGTCTGAAACGTTGGCGGTGACGATTCGTGGATCGCGTCGCACCAAGATGCTCTATTTTCCGAGGCAGGATCGAGCACCGGTGGAATTACCGGAAGGGTGCCAACTGCTTTGGATTCCGGGTCAGTCGCAGTTGGTGTACACTGCAGACGGCAGAGTGGGTGACAATGCGTTCATCCGCATCCAGCCGGACGGTCGCAATGCGGAAGTCCTGCTCGATCTCGACAGTGCTTTTCATCACCTCTATTTCCCCCGTTTCTCTGCAAATGGAACCTGGATGATCTACGCCGCAAGTGAAGGGGGGCATGAGCACGACCTTGCGGACTATGAGGTTTTTGTGTGGAAGGTCGGCAGTGCGACCGATGGCATCCAGCGCTTGACGAACCATCCGGGCAACGATTCCTGGCCCGATCTGTTTGTTCCGCAGGGCAGGTGA
- a CDS encoding ABC transporter permease: protein MKRSRIPWVVSMLVLTFFYLPILFLVLQSFNEAKYGGAWHGFSLKWYALLFDSPAVWRAVQNTAVVALTSTMVSTVLGTLAAWTLHRYHSRLQGFHYLLVYAPLVFPDILMGISLLLLFVNVGVPLGLPTVILAHITFCSSYVAFVVLGRLQDFDDSLIEASRDLGAGWWTLTTRIILPILWPGILAGALLAFTLSIDDFVITFFVSGPGSATLPVYVFSMMKMGSPTMINALCTLFMLVTFTIVILGQRFLYHHDPKPTQS, encoded by the coding sequence ATGAAACGCAGCCGCATTCCCTGGGTCGTCTCGATGCTCGTGCTGACCTTCTTCTATCTTCCGATTCTGTTTCTGGTGCTGCAGTCCTTCAATGAGGCCAAGTACGGAGGTGCGTGGCATGGCTTTTCGCTGAAGTGGTATGCACTGCTCTTTGATTCTCCCGCCGTTTGGCGTGCCGTGCAGAACACCGCTGTCGTTGCCCTGACCTCCACAATGGTATCCACCGTGCTCGGCACACTCGCTGCCTGGACGTTGCACCGCTATCACTCCCGGCTTCAGGGCTTTCACTACCTGCTGGTCTATGCCCCGCTCGTTTTTCCCGATATTCTGATGGGGATCAGTCTGCTGCTCCTCTTTGTGAACGTGGGAGTGCCATTGGGATTGCCAACCGTCATTCTTGCGCACATCACCTTCTGTTCAAGCTATGTCGCTTTTGTGGTACTGGGGCGCTTGCAGGATTTTGATGATTCTCTGATCGAAGCTTCCCGCGATCTCGGGGCTGGCTGGTGGACCCTGACTACACGCATTATCCTTCCCATTCTCTGGCCCGGCATTCTGGCCGGTGCGCTATTGGCCTTCACGTTGTCCATCGACGATTTTGTGATCACCTTTTTTGTTTCCGGTCCGGGCAGTGCGACGCTTCCGGTCTATGTGTTCAGCATGATGAAGATGGGTTCACCGACCATGATCAATGCCTTGTGTACGCTCTTTATGCTGGTTACTTTTACAATCGTTATTCTCGGACAACGATTCCTCTATCATCACGATCCAAAACCGACTCAATCATGA
- a CDS encoding ABC transporter permease has translation MEWWLTAPTLVWLCVFFLLPTLIIGVISFKPASVYGGIGEGWTLETLRGLAQPSYPQIIWRTLWLSVMTTLICLVLAIPVSYWLVTLPLRWRNLMLLLVILPFWTNFLIRIFAWKTILHPEGWVKQALVALQWIAPETSLLYNEGSILLVLVYTYLPFAILPIYAAAEKFDFNLLYAAADLGANRLEAFVRIFLPGIRIGLITAVLVVLIPALGSYAIPDIMGGPSSEMIGNKIAQRTFSDRNLPHASGLASILAILVLTPVVLYQLRTGLAERKRREGRSR, from the coding sequence ATGGAGTGGTGGTTAACTGCGCCGACACTGGTTTGGCTTTGTGTGTTTTTCCTGTTGCCCACCCTGATCATCGGGGTGATTAGCTTCAAACCGGCATCGGTGTACGGTGGAATCGGCGAGGGGTGGACCCTGGAAACGTTGCGCGGGCTTGCCCAACCGAGCTATCCCCAGATCATCTGGCGCACATTGTGGCTCAGTGTGATGACCACCTTGATCTGCCTGGTGCTGGCGATTCCGGTCAGTTATTGGTTGGTGACGCTGCCGCTGCGCTGGCGCAACCTGATGTTGTTGTTGGTGATCCTTCCCTTTTGGACGAATTTTCTCATCCGCATTTTTGCCTGGAAGACCATCCTGCACCCGGAGGGGTGGGTGAAACAGGCACTGGTGGCCCTGCAATGGATTGCTCCCGAAACTTCACTGCTCTATAACGAAGGATCCATTTTGCTGGTGCTGGTTTACACCTACCTTCCCTTTGCGATTCTGCCGATTTATGCCGCAGCGGAGAAGTTTGACTTCAACCTGCTCTATGCAGCGGCAGATCTCGGGGCAAACCGGCTGGAGGCCTTTGTGCGCATTTTTCTACCGGGCATCCGGATCGGCCTGATCACGGCAGTTCTGGTCGTGCTGATCCCGGCACTGGGTTCGTATGCCATTCCCGACATCATGGGCGGACCCAGCAGCGAAATGATTGGAAATAAGATTGCCCAGCGAACCTTTTCGGATCGCAACCTGCCACATGCCAGCGGACTGGCCAGCATCCTGGCCATCCTGGTTCTGACTCCGGTCGTGCTGTATCAGTTGCGAACGGGTCTGGCCGAGCGCAAGCGAAGGGAGGGTCGGAGCCGATGA
- a CDS encoding ABC transporter ATP-binding protein codes for MDSPLLSIQQLCKRYGELRAVDDVSFEVRAGEIYGLLGPNGAGKTTTISLSCGLLKPDVGSVSVEGVSFWSDPHRARSRMGVVPQDLALYEELSGRENLEFWGRIAGLSMGDSRSRATELLEALSLADKARQAVKKYSGGMKRRINLGCALMHRPRLILLDEPTVGIDPQARANILEFIKKLVAEGVGILYTTHYLEEAESLCDRIGIIDHGRILAEGTLDELRTQTGFEQLFVIEGNFEGLDPEQWSGFLETFNLVQQSKRQMVVSTRTQMDPAAGLKQLLTLPVQLENVTLKRPSLNDTFLKLTGRDLRE; via the coding sequence ATGGATTCACCACTGCTTTCAATCCAACAACTCTGCAAACGCTATGGCGAACTTCGTGCGGTTGACGACGTATCGTTCGAGGTGCGAGCCGGAGAGATTTATGGCTTGCTGGGGCCGAATGGGGCTGGCAAGACCACCACCATATCGCTCAGTTGCGGTTTGCTCAAGCCCGATGTCGGCTCCGTTTCGGTTGAGGGTGTGTCGTTCTGGAGCGACCCGCATCGGGCGCGCTCCCGCATGGGCGTTGTGCCGCAGGATCTTGCGCTCTATGAGGAGTTGAGTGGTCGGGAGAACCTTGAGTTCTGGGGCCGCATTGCCGGACTCTCCATGGGGGATTCACGCTCGCGTGCCACCGAACTGCTCGAGGCACTGTCTCTTGCCGACAAGGCCCGGCAGGCCGTGAAAAAATACTCCGGTGGCATGAAGCGCCGCATCAATCTCGGCTGTGCCCTGATGCATCGTCCCCGTCTGATCCTGCTCGACGAGCCAACCGTCGGCATCGATCCCCAGGCTCGTGCCAATATTCTTGAGTTTATCAAAAAGCTCGTGGCCGAGGGGGTGGGCATCCTCTACACCACGCATTATCTGGAGGAGGCTGAGTCCCTCTGTGACCGCATCGGTATCATTGATCATGGTCGCATCCTTGCTGAGGGAACTTTGGATGAGCTGCGCACCCAGACCGGATTTGAGCAGCTCTTTGTCATTGAGGGGAACTTTGAAGGACTTGACCCCGAGCAGTGGTCCGGGTTTCTCGAGACTTTCAACCTCGTGCAGCAGAGCAAGCGGCAAATGGTTGTATCCACTCGCACACAGATGGATCCGGCTGCAGGCCTGAAACAACTGCTCACGCTACCCGTACAGCTGGAGAATGTGACGCTCAAACGCCCCAGTCTCAACGATACCTTCCTCAAATTGACGGGTCGCGATTTGCGGGAATAG
- a CDS encoding carboxymuconolactone decarboxylase family protein, whose product MDESKKYTQINRNFLRGMNAINRENADLTRSFNGLHQTVMKAGTLDVATKELMALACAIVTGCESCIAMHTDAALRAGATREAFQETLSVAVLMGGGPALTYATKAVEAFDEFSG is encoded by the coding sequence ATGGACGAATCTAAAAAATACACCCAAATAAACCGCAACTTCCTGCGGGGAATGAATGCGATCAACCGCGAAAATGCGGACCTCACGCGCAGCTTCAACGGACTGCACCAGACGGTCATGAAAGCGGGTACCCTCGACGTTGCCACCAAAGAACTGATGGCACTGGCCTGCGCGATCGTCACGGGCTGTGAGAGCTGCATCGCCATGCACACCGACGCCGCGCTTCGCGCTGGAGCTACGCGCGAAGCCTTTCAGGAAACCCTGAGCGTGGCAGTCCTCATGGGTGGCGGACCGGCCCTGACCTACGCCACGAAGGCTGTGGAAGCCTTTGACGAGTTTTCCGGATAA
- a CDS encoding ACT domain-containing protein, with protein sequence MKTPIVMTVIAADRPGLVETLASCVANAGGNWEQSRMCRLGGQFAGIVQVEVEERQRMELLDSLHELSEQGLRIIVHEDEQEVAPSRETLMRISLVGQDHPGIIRDLSAVLFQHDANVEELHTELRSEPMSGEPLFVANVRLSLAADRNVDALRTDLEAVAADLMVDLELL encoded by the coding sequence ATGAAGACTCCTATTGTCATGACCGTGATTGCCGCCGACCGTCCGGGACTGGTGGAAACGCTTGCATCCTGTGTTGCCAACGCTGGTGGAAATTGGGAGCAGAGTCGCATGTGCCGTTTGGGCGGTCAGTTTGCAGGCATTGTTCAGGTAGAAGTGGAAGAGCGGCAACGCATGGAGTTGCTGGATAGTCTGCATGAGCTTTCGGAACAGGGGCTTCGCATCATCGTACATGAGGATGAACAGGAGGTTGCTCCGAGCCGGGAGACCTTGATGCGCATTTCTCTGGTGGGACAGGATCATCCCGGGATCATTCGCGATCTTTCTGCAGTGCTCTTTCAACACGATGCCAATGTGGAGGAATTGCACACGGAACTGCGAAGCGAACCCATGTCGGGCGAGCCGTTATTTGTGGCGAATGTGCGCCTGTCCCTCGCTGCAGATCGAAACGTAGATGCACTGCGAACCGATCTCGAAGCGGTTGCCGCAGACCTCATGGTGGATTTGGAACTGCTTTAG
- a CDS encoding ABC transporter ATP-binding protein: MGELVELQGINKRFDSLQAVDQVDLTLKRGEVFSLLGPSGCGKTTLLRILAGFEKADSGRVLLDGQDITELPPHRRAINTVFQNYALFPHMTLYENIAFGLQMKRLERHQIRREVEAMLALMDLEQHAYKKPNMISGGQKQRVAIARALVNKPQLLLLDEPLAALDLKLRQRMLIELDTIHDEVGITFLYITHDQGEAMSLSDRIAVMNEGRIEQIGSPAEIYEAPQNSFVAAFIGDTNFLIGKVKALQDRDLCVVTVDSIGEVLVWNDKKLRVGDDVSLSVRPEKFRLFRNRPEPNPMRNVIQARVEDLIYMGSLTKYRLVCGEYTLIVEQQHGRYLLDEQPITWGESVWLGWHAEDGYMLQSYNESDEALMALGEEVSENAQS, translated from the coding sequence ATGGGTGAGTTGGTAGAATTGCAAGGAATCAACAAACGCTTTGATTCGCTCCAGGCGGTTGATCAAGTGGATTTGACGCTCAAGCGAGGCGAAGTCTTTTCGTTGCTGGGACCCAGTGGATGTGGCAAAACCACACTGCTTCGCATTCTGGCTGGATTTGAAAAAGCGGACTCGGGCCGGGTATTGCTGGATGGACAGGACATCACCGAGTTGCCTCCTCATCGGCGTGCCATCAATACCGTTTTTCAGAACTACGCGCTGTTTCCCCACATGACGCTGTATGAAAATATCGCCTTCGGGCTGCAGATGAAGCGTCTGGAGCGTCATCAGATTCGCAGGGAAGTGGAGGCCATGCTGGCATTGATGGACTTGGAACAGCACGCCTATAAGAAACCCAACATGATCAGTGGCGGGCAGAAGCAGAGGGTTGCGATCGCTCGTGCACTGGTGAACAAGCCCCAACTCCTGCTGCTTGATGAACCCCTGGCTGCCCTCGACCTCAAGCTGCGCCAGCGCATGCTGATCGAACTCGACACCATTCACGACGAGGTGGGCATCACGTTTCTCTACATCACGCACGATCAGGGTGAAGCCATGAGCCTGTCCGACCGCATCGCAGTGATGAACGAAGGGCGAATCGAGCAGATTGGCTCGCCCGCCGAAATTTACGAAGCACCCCAGAACAGTTTTGTGGCGGCCTTTATTGGGGATACCAACTTCCTGATCGGCAAGGTGAAAGCATTGCAGGATCGTGACCTTTGCGTGGTCACAGTGGATTCCATCGGGGAAGTTCTGGTCTGGAATGACAAAAAACTCAGGGTGGGGGATGATGTCAGCCTTTCAGTTCGACCCGAGAAGTTTCGCCTCTTTCGCAATCGGCCGGAGCCGAATCCGATGCGAAACGTGATCCAGGCGCGTGTGGAGGATCTCATCTACATGGGGTCCCTCACAAAATACCGCCTGGTCTGTGGGGAATACACGCTCATCGTTGAGCAGCAGCATGGACGCTACCTGCTCGACGAACAGCCCATCACCTGGGGCGAATCGGTTTGGCTGGGCTGGCATGCGGAGGATGGATACATGCTGCAGAGCTACAATGAGTCGGATGAAGCGCTGATGGCGCTGGGGGAGGAAGTGAGCGAAAATGCCCAGAGCTGA
- the rapA gene encoding RNA polymerase-associated protein RapA: MQLNTVGQRCMSEPEPELGLGIVVRVETYRIWVDYPAVGEQRLYARDTPALRRIRFHEGERVAEADGKQVVIASIEETDGLCTYVSAEGERIREDAITGLSDFSAPQERFMKAQVDANALFNLRYRALRSHAAYRSSHLRGLMGGRVELIPHQLSILNEVASRQNPRVLLADEVGMGKTIEACLILQRLLTTGKVSRVLVLVPDALVNQWFVELLRRFNFWFAIYDEERCRALEKGDVDGNPFRDESLVLCSLDLLADSEVRAEQAAEAGWDMVVIDEAHHLEWSEQQASREYQVAEALARATQGLLLLTATPTQLGMTGHFARLRLLDPDRFDDYARFVSEADHYANIAEIAARVLDGKPLRKKDQNLLESLFSRNPDRLETLMEGMQKGQKGAETALLRTLLDEYGTGRVVFRNTRDHIQGFPERCYHAIPLPAPEGSLLHAHLRKEVQSMAGKEETDIRYDFSKDPRIEWLVGFLKSDTERKVLLICRSLRKAKAIQKALHETAVSFAMFHEELSLVQRDRNAATFAEPDGVQLLVCSEIGSEGRNFQFAHDLVLFDLPLDPGLLEQRIGRLDRIGQRTSIQIHVPYVIGSAMEIMARWYHEGLNAFECSLKGSEAYVERFEQSLLGFALAVPDKRKKAVKPSFEELLDEARSFRAELDKQLHDGRDRLLELNSYNPDAAARLIQEIREREQDSEARTLLFDLMEHYGIQVTELEGDAFHLDPSHAYLEAFPSLPPEGTLASLDRNRAVSREDMTFITEDHPIFRDAIEALLSSPAGSSAFSVMPSEDTNLLLECIFVIEPITESRWQVEQFLSPTPVRIVVDVRGRNRTEDIPAEQIATESLDGNIHRFLEQPMFNFDILKNLISGANRYAQRRSDRIANQAAENASTTLGYELRRLADLKKLNDHVRDEEIQLLQERMERVDTAIREARLRLDSMRVVMMGPQATLQNVLQ, encoded by the coding sequence ATGCAGCTGAACACCGTCGGACAACGATGCATGAGCGAACCCGAGCCTGAGCTGGGGCTCGGCATTGTCGTGAGAGTTGAAACCTATCGCATCTGGGTGGATTACCCTGCAGTGGGCGAACAGCGCCTCTATGCGCGGGATACGCCAGCGCTGCGCCGCATCCGCTTTCACGAAGGAGAACGGGTGGCAGAGGCTGACGGCAAACAGGTGGTCATCGCCTCCATCGAAGAAACCGATGGATTGTGCACCTATGTCAGTGCCGAGGGAGAACGCATCCGCGAGGATGCCATCACGGGACTGAGTGACTTCAGCGCGCCACAGGAACGCTTCATGAAGGCACAGGTGGATGCCAACGCGCTGTTCAATCTGCGTTATCGGGCACTTCGCTCGCATGCAGCCTATCGCAGTTCCCACCTGCGGGGATTGATGGGGGGACGTGTGGAGCTGATTCCGCACCAGCTATCGATCCTCAATGAAGTCGCGTCCCGCCAAAACCCGCGCGTACTGCTTGCAGATGAAGTGGGCATGGGGAAAACCATCGAAGCCTGCCTTATCCTGCAGCGCCTGCTCACAACTGGTAAAGTATCGCGAGTGCTGGTGCTCGTGCCCGATGCACTCGTCAATCAATGGTTTGTTGAGCTGCTACGACGCTTCAACTTCTGGTTCGCGATCTACGATGAGGAGCGATGCAGGGCACTGGAAAAAGGAGATGTCGACGGAAACCCGTTTCGAGATGAATCCCTCGTGCTGTGCAGCCTCGATCTGCTGGCGGACTCCGAAGTACGTGCGGAACAGGCTGCCGAAGCCGGATGGGACATGGTGGTCATCGACGAAGCGCACCACCTGGAGTGGTCCGAACAGCAGGCCAGTCGCGAGTATCAGGTGGCCGAAGCGCTCGCCCGGGCAACACAGGGACTGCTGTTGCTCACCGCTACGCCCACCCAGCTGGGCATGACCGGGCACTTCGCCCGCCTGCGCCTGCTCGATCCCGACCGCTTCGACGACTACGCGCGATTTGTCAGCGAAGCCGACCACTACGCAAACATCGCGGAAATCGCAGCGCGCGTGCTGGATGGAAAGCCCCTGCGCAAAAAGGACCAGAACTTGCTCGAATCGCTCTTTTCCCGAAATCCTGACCGGCTGGAAACATTGATGGAAGGCATGCAAAAGGGTCAAAAAGGCGCGGAAACGGCCCTTCTGCGCACGCTGCTCGATGAGTATGGCACCGGGCGCGTCGTCTTCCGCAATACGCGCGACCACATCCAGGGATTTCCCGAGCGATGCTACCATGCCATCCCCCTGCCCGCTCCGGAAGGCAGCTTGCTGCACGCGCACCTGCGCAAGGAAGTACAGTCCATGGCGGGCAAGGAGGAAACGGACATTCGCTACGACTTTTCGAAGGACCCCCGCATCGAGTGGCTGGTCGGCTTTCTCAAGTCGGACACCGAACGCAAGGTTCTGCTGATCTGTCGCTCCCTTCGCAAGGCGAAGGCCATTCAGAAAGCCCTGCACGAAACTGCCGTTTCCTTTGCCATGTTTCACGAGGAACTGTCACTGGTGCAGCGGGATCGCAACGCCGCCACCTTTGCCGAACCCGACGGGGTTCAGCTGCTGGTCTGCTCGGAAATTGGAAGTGAAGGGCGCAACTTTCAGTTTGCCCATGACCTCGTGCTCTTTGACCTGCCGCTCGACCCGGGCTTGCTCGAACAGCGCATCGGACGTCTGGACCGCATCGGTCAGCGAACCTCCATCCAGATCCATGTGCCCTACGTCATCGGCAGTGCGATGGAAATCATGGCGCGCTGGTACCATGAAGGATTGAATGCGTTTGAATGCTCACTCAAGGGCAGTGAGGCCTATGTGGAGCGCTTTGAGCAGAGTCTGTTGGGATTTGCACTCGCGGTGCCCGACAAACGCAAGAAAGCGGTAAAACCCAGCTTTGAAGAACTGCTGGACGAAGCGCGAAGCTTTCGCGCGGAACTCGACAAACAGCTGCACGACGGTCGGGACCGACTGCTCGAACTGAATTCCTACAATCCCGATGCGGCAGCAAGGCTCATCCAGGAGATACGGGAGCGGGAGCAGGATTCCGAAGCACGCACGCTGCTCTTCGATCTCATGGAGCACTACGGCATTCAGGTCACCGAGCTGGAGGGTGATGCCTTTCACCTGGATCCCTCCCACGCCTATCTCGAAGCCTTTCCGAGCCTGCCACCCGAAGGAACCCTTGCCAGCCTTGACCGCAACCGGGCCGTCAGCCGGGAAGACATGACCTTCATCACCGAGGACCACCCGATCTTTCGCGATGCCATCGAGGCACTGCTCTCGTCCCCTGCGGGTTCGAGCGCATTCAGCGTGATGCCGAGCGAAGACACCAATCTGCTGCTCGAGTGCATCTTTGTGATCGAACCGATCACGGAAAGCCGATGGCAGGTCGAACAGTTTCTCTCACCCACCCCGGTTCGCATTGTGGTCGATGTGCGCGGACGCAATCGCACGGAGGATATTCCTGCCGAACAGATCGCTACCGAGTCGCTCGATGGCAACATTCACCGCTTTCTGGAGCAGCCGATGTTCAACTTCGACATCCTCAAAAATCTCATCTCCGGAGCCAACCGCTACGCACAGCGCCGCTCGGATCGCATTGCCAACCAGGCTGCCGAAAATGCATCGACCACGCTTGGCTACGAGTTGCGGCGTCTGGCCGATCTCAAAAAACTCAACGACCACGTGCGCGATGAGGAAATTCAGTTGCTGCAGGAGCGCATGGAACGCGTCGACACCGCCATCCGTGAAGCACGGCTGCGCCTCGACAGCATGCGTGTCGTCATGATGGGACCGCAGGCAACCCTGCAAAACGTGCTGCAATAG
- a CDS encoding spermidine/putrescine ABC transporter substrate-binding protein, whose translation MTTIRTSMVLFTATASLVVSLLLTSCSVEKKPELHLYNWADYVDESVLREFEDKYQCRVILDFFDSNESMYAKIKAGASGYDVLFPSSYQAAIMQEEGLLMALDLAQIPNTANVDASYLATGAIDQQMHYSVPYMTGTTGIGYSAAALPELPSSWSVFLMPEVKNRATLLNDMRETLGAALKYLGYSLNSIDESEIAEAAEVVKQWKANIAKFENEQYKPGIASGEFLLVHGYSGDISQVMEENEAAEITYMLPQEGFGIWCDDMVIPADAPNPELAHAFINFMLEADISARNMEFCYYKAPNTAAYELISAELREDETVFVPDELMQKAEVIRPLGEHTQLFTRYWDLVKAAP comes from the coding sequence ATGACAACTATACGCACAAGCATGGTGTTGTTTACGGCGACTGCCAGTTTGGTGGTCTCACTTCTGCTGACGAGCTGCAGTGTTGAAAAGAAACCCGAACTTCATCTCTACAACTGGGCCGATTATGTTGACGAATCGGTGCTGCGGGAATTTGAAGACAAGTATCAGTGCAGGGTCATTCTTGATTTTTTTGATTCCAACGAATCGATGTATGCAAAGATCAAAGCGGGTGCGAGTGGCTATGATGTTCTTTTCCCCTCGAGCTATCAGGCGGCGATCATGCAGGAGGAAGGGTTGCTGATGGCTCTCGATCTGGCTCAGATTCCCAATACGGCCAATGTGGATGCCAGCTATCTGGCAACGGGTGCCATTGATCAGCAGATGCACTACAGTGTTCCCTACATGACGGGCACAACCGGTATTGGATACAGCGCAGCAGCCTTGCCGGAACTTCCCTCGTCATGGTCGGTCTTCCTGATGCCCGAGGTGAAGAATCGGGCGACACTTCTCAACGACATGCGCGAAACCCTCGGTGCCGCTCTCAAGTATCTTGGATACAGTCTCAATTCAATTGACGAATCCGAAATTGCGGAGGCCGCAGAGGTCGTGAAGCAGTGGAAGGCCAACATCGCCAAGTTTGAGAATGAACAGTATAAACCGGGCATCGCTTCGGGCGAGTTTTTGCTGGTTCACGGTTACAGTGGAGACATCTCCCAGGTCATGGAAGAAAACGAAGCGGCTGAGATCACTTACATGCTTCCGCAGGAAGGTTTCGGGATTTGGTGTGATGACATGGTGATCCCTGCGGATGCGCCCAACCCGGAACTCGCGCATGCGTTCATCAATTTCATGCTCGAGGCCGATATCAGTGCACGCAACATGGAGTTCTGTTATTACAAAGCACCCAACACGGCTGCCTACGAGCTGATCTCCGCCGAGCTGCGAGAGGATGAGACGGTCTTTGTCCCCGATGAACTCATGCAAAAGGCAGAGGTCATTCGTCCGCTTGGAGAGCACACGCAGCTGTTCACACGCTACTGGGATCTGGTCAAGGCTGCGCCCTGA